The following coding sequences lie in one Capsicum annuum cultivar UCD-10X-F1 chromosome 5, UCD10Xv1.1, whole genome shotgun sequence genomic window:
- the LOC107870312 gene encoding uncharacterized protein YnbD has protein sequence MGVGISVLIGLKSVTLFILFATIKNYGYTLLSLPFLYAALVSFLVALASNPSINLPILLGKSSDGTFPIWSLVMFSPYLYFVRGFSALRRMSSGEPPYSEICEGLYVGGWPCSIDKLPSGNPAIIDCTCEMPRMLEFTGNSAFLCVPTWDTRSPMPADIEVAVKWACRKRAQKIPVFIHCAYGHGRSVAVACALLVALGLAEDWKNAEKLIKQKRPYIRMNALHRKALEEWSKDRLSSPKVGVSSVILSSAIDRS, from the exons ATGGGTGTTGGAATATCTGTGTTAATAGGTCTAAAATCAGTaactttattcatattatttGCAACTATCAAGAATTATGGGTACACATTATTGTCATTACCATTTTTATATGCAGCATTAGTATCATTCTTGGTAGCACTTGCTTCTAATCCATCAATTAATCTTCCAATTTTGTTGGGAAAAAGTTCAGATGGGACTTTTCCAATTTGGTCACTTGTTATGTTTAGtccttatttgtattttgttagaGGGTTTTCGGCATTAAGAAGAATGAGTAGTGGTGAACCTCCATATAGTGAGATTTGTGAAGGGTTGTATGTTGGAGGTTGGCCTTGTTCTATTGATAAATTGCCAAGTGGTAATCCTGCTATTATTGATTGTACTTGTGAGATGCCTAGGATGTTGGAGTTTACTGGAAATAGTGCTTTTTTGTGTGTACCTACTTGGGATACTAGGTCACCTATGCCTGCTGATATTGAGGTTGCTGTTAAGTGGGCTTGTAGAAAAAGAGCTCAGAAGATACCTGTTTTCATTCACTGTGCTTATG GTCATGGAAGGAGTGTTGCAGTCGCGTGTGCACTTTTGGTAGCTCTTGGTCTAGCAGAAGACTGGAAAAATGCTgagaagttgatcaaacaaaagCGGCCATATATACGAATGAATGCTCTGCATCGTAAAGCTTTGGAGGAATGGTCGAAGGATCGACTCTCTTCTCCTAAAGTTGGAGTTAGTTCTGTGATTCTATCGAGTGCTATCGATCGATCCTGA